One genomic segment of Trichococcus shcherbakoviae includes these proteins:
- a CDS encoding M42 family metallopeptidase, translating into MPDIIETIQQLTNIPSPTGYTAEIIDFLDENLKRKGYQPERNHKGSLMVTVKGAEDQSRRFVTAHIDTLGAMVRAIKPDGRLKIDLIGGFTYHSIDGEYCTVHSAATGKDWTGTILLHQTSVHVYKDARTAERNQDNMEIRLDAEVHTAKDVSALGIRVGDFISFAPRTEITPSGYIKSRHLDDKASAAILLQFLHRIADEKLTLPYTTCFFFSNNEEIGYGGNSNMPPHTVEYLAVDMGAMGDDQQTDEYTVSICVKDGSGPYHFGLRQQLVGLCESQEIPYKLDIYPFYGSDASAAMKAGWDVRHALIGPGIDASHAYERTHRKSLEACSKLLEAYLSALMIGKLPEKQGDIEWNN; encoded by the coding sequence ATGCCAGACATAATTGAAACGATCCAACAATTGACAAACATCCCATCGCCGACTGGGTATACCGCGGAAATCATCGATTTTTTGGATGAAAACCTGAAACGGAAGGGGTACCAACCTGAAAGGAATCATAAGGGCAGTCTGATGGTGACGGTTAAAGGCGCTGAAGATCAAAGCAGACGATTCGTGACAGCGCATATCGATACGCTGGGAGCGATGGTGCGCGCAATCAAACCGGACGGAAGACTGAAAATCGACCTGATCGGCGGCTTTACCTACCATTCCATAGATGGGGAATATTGTACGGTCCATAGTGCGGCTACAGGGAAAGATTGGACGGGAACAATACTGTTGCACCAAACGAGCGTCCATGTCTATAAGGATGCACGTACGGCTGAGCGAAACCAGGACAATATGGAGATCCGGCTGGATGCAGAAGTGCACACCGCCAAAGATGTCTCTGCGCTTGGCATCAGAGTAGGGGATTTCATAAGCTTTGCGCCTCGGACAGAAATTACCCCGTCCGGTTACATCAAATCAAGGCATCTGGACGATAAAGCCAGCGCGGCTATCCTGCTGCAGTTCCTGCACCGCATCGCGGACGAAAAATTGACACTGCCTTACACGACTTGTTTCTTCTTTTCGAACAATGAGGAAATCGGCTACGGGGGCAACTCGAATATGCCGCCGCACACGGTGGAATATTTGGCCGTCGATATGGGCGCGATGGGCGACGACCAGCAGACTGACGAATACACCGTGTCCATCTGCGTGAAAGATGGATCGGGTCCTTATCACTTCGGACTTCGGCAGCAGTTGGTCGGATTATGCGAATCACAGGAGATTCCTTATAAGCTGGATATCTATCCGTTTTACGGCAGTGATGCTTCCGCAGCCATGAAAGCGGGTTGGGACGTCCGCCACGCGTTGATCGGACCGGGGATCGATGCAAGCCATGCTTATGAACGTACCCATCGGAAGTCCTTGGAAGCCTGCTCCAAACTGTTGGAAGCGTACCTGTCCGCCCTGATGATCGGCAAACTGCCTGAGAAACAAGGGGATATTGAATGGAACAATTAA
- a CDS encoding AI-2E family transporter, producing MEQLRKTNLLYWSVWLLVMACLIWVSTKIDFIFYPIGTFISTIFTPVLVAGFLYYIFTPFIEMLENRLNIKRPIGILIVMVLLIGIVIFSFLGLIPNLVSQIGELLTNLPSVVRSLNKLYQQVIEQEWVQRLDIPTQLSQLSGNVQSSISAFLNGLTGSIGSVLSAVANIALLVIIIPLIFFYMLKDGHKFPEAVAQLLPHEYSSDVLALFKEINKTIAKYISGQALVCLFVGTFTFIGYLLIGLPYAFLLGVTAAITNIIPYLGPYIGLIPAAIIGLTVSPTKALLVCVVVLVVQQVESNIISPNVLGKTLDMHPLTILFLLLAVGKISGVLGMILAIPAYAVVKTIVQYVHRYVKNRKKKVLYKE from the coding sequence ATGGAACAATTAAGGAAAACGAATCTGCTTTACTGGAGTGTTTGGCTTTTAGTGATGGCGTGCCTGATATGGGTGTCAACCAAAATCGACTTTATTTTTTATCCGATCGGCACCTTCATCTCGACGATCTTCACGCCGGTGCTTGTGGCGGGGTTTCTGTATTATATTTTCACTCCGTTCATCGAAATGCTCGAGAACAGGCTGAACATCAAACGGCCGATAGGCATCCTCATTGTCATGGTTCTGCTGATCGGCATCGTCATCTTCTCTTTTTTGGGGCTTATTCCGAATCTCGTAAGCCAAATCGGAGAACTGTTGACTAATTTGCCTAGCGTGGTCCGTTCCTTGAATAAACTCTATCAACAAGTGATTGAACAGGAATGGGTTCAGCGACTGGATATCCCAACCCAATTGTCTCAGTTGAGCGGAAATGTCCAAAGCAGCATCAGCGCCTTCCTGAACGGCTTGACGGGCAGCATCGGTTCCGTGCTCTCAGCTGTAGCCAACATCGCGTTGCTTGTCATCATCATTCCATTGATTTTTTTCTACATGCTGAAGGATGGACATAAGTTTCCTGAAGCGGTCGCTCAATTGCTGCCGCATGAATATTCCTCCGATGTACTAGCGTTGTTCAAGGAAATCAATAAAACCATCGCCAAATACATCAGCGGGCAGGCACTTGTATGTCTGTTCGTCGGGACATTCACCTTTATCGGGTATCTGCTGATCGGACTTCCGTACGCCTTCCTGCTGGGGGTCACGGCAGCCATCACGAACATCATTCCATACCTGGGGCCATACATCGGCTTGATTCCGGCAGCGATAATCGGATTGACAGTCTCCCCGACAAAAGCGCTGTTGGTCTGTGTCGTTGTGTTGGTGGTACAGCAAGTTGAATCGAACATCATTTCACCGAACGTCTTGGGGAAAACGTTGGATATGCATCCGCTGACGATTCTGTTTCTGCTGTTGGCTGTAGGCAAAATATCCGGCGTTCTGGGAATGATATTGGCGATTCCCGCGTATGCAGTCGTGAAAACCATCGTCCAATATGTCCACCGTTACGTCAAAAACAGAAAGAAAAAAGTGTTATATAAAGAATAA
- a CDS encoding FAD-dependent oxidoreductase yields MKVIVVGCTHAGTSAVKTILKENPGTELTVYERNDNVSFLSCGIALYVGGVVKDPQGLFYSNPEELASLGANVNMQHDVTNIDTAAKTVSVKNLVTGEEFQDTYDKLVLTIGSWPIIPPIEGIQSKNVLLCKNYNQAKEIIARKDDKKKIVVVGGGYIGIELVEAFANDGKEVTLVDGLDRILNKYLDSEFTDILEDDLRAHGVKVQLNEMVKGFKDNEAGDITTVVTTGGEYEAEMVILCVGFRPNTDLVKGQVDMMKNGAIIVNDYMQTSLPDVYAAGDSCAVNYNPNGGHAYIPLATNAVRMGLLVGKNINGPKMKYRGTQSTSGLYLNGFTIGSTGVNDASAEAFGLETRSVVLEDFYRPEFMPSNEKVLMKLVYEVGTNRIVGGQLMSKYDITQSANTLSLAIQNKMTIEDLALVDFFFQPHFDRPWNYLNLLAQKALEQEAELAAK; encoded by the coding sequence ATGAAAGTAATCGTAGTGGGATGTACACATGCCGGAACGTCAGCAGTGAAGACAATTTTGAAGGAGAATCCAGGTACTGAATTAACAGTATACGAAAGAAACGACAACGTTTCATTCTTGTCATGCGGGATTGCGCTCTACGTCGGCGGTGTCGTGAAAGATCCACAAGGATTATTCTACTCTAACCCTGAGGAGCTTGCTTCACTAGGCGCAAACGTAAACATGCAACATGATGTAACAAACATTGATACAGCAGCTAAAACTGTTTCTGTGAAAAACTTAGTTACCGGCGAAGAATTTCAAGACACATATGACAAGTTAGTTTTAACGATCGGCTCATGGCCAATCATCCCGCCAATCGAAGGAATCCAGAGCAAAAATGTTTTGCTTTGCAAAAACTATAACCAAGCAAAAGAAATCATCGCACGCAAAGACGATAAAAAGAAAATCGTCGTTGTCGGCGGCGGCTACATCGGTATCGAGTTAGTTGAAGCTTTTGCTAACGACGGTAAAGAAGTGACGTTGGTCGATGGTTTGGATCGCATTTTAAATAAATATTTGGATTCTGAATTTACGGACATCCTTGAAGATGACTTGCGCGCACATGGCGTAAAAGTACAATTGAATGAAATGGTTAAAGGCTTCAAAGATAACGAAGCTGGAGACATCACAACTGTTGTAACGACAGGCGGAGAATACGAAGCTGAAATGGTCATCTTATGCGTAGGCTTCAGACCGAACACTGACCTTGTCAAAGGCCAAGTGGACATGATGAAGAACGGTGCCATCATCGTGAATGACTACATGCAAACAAGCTTGCCTGACGTTTATGCAGCAGGCGACAGCTGTGCGGTAAACTACAATCCGAACGGCGGACATGCATATATTCCATTGGCAACAAACGCTGTGCGCATGGGATTGTTGGTTGGTAAAAATATCAACGGACCTAAAATGAAATACCGCGGAACCCAATCCACTTCCGGATTGTACCTGAATGGCTTCACTATCGGTTCTACCGGTGTGAACGATGCAAGTGCTGAAGCTTTCGGACTTGAAACACGCTCCGTAGTTCTGGAAGACTTCTACCGTCCGGAATTCATGCCATCAAATGAAAAAGTGTTGATGAAACTTGTCTACGAAGTAGGTACGAACCGCATCGTCGGCGGACAGTTGATGTCCAAGTACGACATCACACAATCAGCCAATACCTTATCATTGGCTATCCAAAACAAAATGACGATTGAAGATTTGGCTCTTGTGGACTTCTTCTTCCAACCTCATTTTGACCGTCCTTGGAACTACTTGAACTTGTTGGCTCAAAAAGCATTGGAACAAGAAGCAGAATTAGCTGCTAAATAA
- a CDS encoding hemolysin family protein, whose amino-acid sequence MTTDPSNQTLLWQLLLIAVLTLVNAFFAASEIAFVSLNKNRVANQAIKGDEKARKILALLDHSDDFLATIQVAITFAGFLSSASAANTFAARLDPYLSNIPGAEQAAILIVTLALSYISLVFGELYPKQLGLQRPEEVARAGAGFITVVQKLMKPFVWFLSFSTSVLEKMTPITFTSGNDMFSREEVRELLEKSSDEGTIERMEFNMLKGVLSMDNKMAREVMVPRTDTFMLNVNDDVEENIEAALDSPYTRIPIYEDDKDNIIGVLHLKNLLKESKDTPINQIDLRKIMNEPLFVPETILTDELMSYLKKSHNQLALLHDEYGGMVGIVTLEDILEEIVGDIEDEYDESYVLIARIGDNVYEADGATPLHRFNDYFGTQFESADVDTIAGYLLTELGEFPEENEEASIEENGLVIKTLEFDNRRLLKVGVSYMNENDRPAKERFKEDKAAAEAEEAADLTEETK is encoded by the coding sequence ATGACCACAGACCCCAGTAATCAGACCTTGCTTTGGCAACTGCTGCTGATTGCGGTATTGACATTGGTGAACGCATTTTTTGCGGCATCCGAAATCGCATTTGTTTCATTGAACAAAAATAGGGTGGCGAACCAGGCCATCAAAGGGGATGAAAAAGCGCGAAAAATTTTGGCGCTTTTGGACCATTCCGATGATTTTTTGGCGACTATCCAAGTTGCCATTACTTTCGCGGGCTTCCTTTCCAGTGCTTCAGCTGCCAATACTTTCGCAGCCAGACTCGACCCCTATTTGAGTAATATACCCGGAGCTGAACAGGCTGCCATTCTGATTGTCACGCTAGCACTCTCCTATATTTCCTTGGTATTCGGTGAACTGTATCCGAAACAACTGGGGTTGCAGCGCCCGGAAGAAGTGGCGCGGGCAGGTGCAGGCTTCATCACTGTCGTTCAAAAGCTGATGAAACCCTTCGTTTGGTTCCTATCCTTTTCCACCAGTGTGTTGGAAAAAATGACGCCGATCACGTTCACGAGCGGCAACGATATGTTTTCGCGCGAAGAAGTGCGCGAGCTGCTGGAGAAGAGCAGTGATGAAGGGACCATCGAAAGGATGGAATTCAATATGCTGAAAGGGGTGCTTTCCATGGACAACAAAATGGCCCGGGAGGTTATGGTGCCGCGGACGGATACCTTCATGCTGAATGTGAACGATGATGTCGAGGAGAACATAGAAGCCGCATTGGATTCCCCGTATACCCGCATACCGATTTATGAAGATGACAAGGACAATATCATTGGTGTGTTGCATCTGAAGAATTTGTTGAAGGAATCCAAGGATACCCCTATAAATCAGATTGATCTGCGAAAAATCATGAATGAGCCTCTTTTTGTTCCGGAAACAATCCTTACGGATGAATTGATGTCCTATCTGAAGAAAAGCCATAACCAATTGGCGTTGCTACATGACGAATATGGCGGCATGGTGGGGATTGTGACCTTGGAGGACATTCTCGAAGAAATCGTTGGCGATATCGAGGATGAATACGATGAAAGTTATGTGCTGATCGCGCGGATCGGTGATAATGTATACGAAGCCGATGGGGCTACGCCTTTGCATCGTTTCAATGACTATTTTGGCACGCAATTTGAATCGGCGGATGTCGATACGATCGCCGGTTATTTGTTGACGGAGTTGGGTGAGTTTCCAGAAGAAAATGAGGAAGCATCCATCGAAGAGAACGGATTGGTCATCAAAACGTTGGAGTTCGACAATCGCCGCCTGTTGAAAGTCGGGGTGTCTTATATGAACGAAAATGATCGCCCCGCAAAAGAACGTTTCAAAGAGGACAAGGC